From Methylomonas sp. EFPC3, a single genomic window includes:
- the hisF gene encoding imidazole glycerol phosphate synthase subunit HisF: MSLAKRIIPCLDVDNGRVVKGVKFVDIRDAGDPVEIARRYDREGADELTFLDITATHDNRDTMVHVVEQVASEVFIPLTVGGGIRSSDDIRRMLNAGADKIGINSAAVFRPEFVKEAADKFGSQCIVVAIDAKKVSQDGEAERWEIFTHGGRKPTGIDAVAWAVRMKDYGAGEILLTSMDRDGTKSGFDLALTRAISEAVSIPVIASGGVGNLDHLADGIIEGKADAVLAASIFHFAEYTIEQAKRHMQSRGIEVRL; this comes from the coding sequence ATGAGCCTAGCCAAACGCATCATTCCCTGCCTGGACGTCGATAACGGCCGCGTTGTCAAAGGCGTCAAATTCGTCGATATCCGCGATGCCGGCGATCCGGTCGAAATCGCCCGCCGCTACGACCGCGAGGGCGCCGACGAACTTACCTTTCTCGATATCACCGCCACCCACGACAACCGGGATACGATGGTCCATGTGGTCGAACAGGTTGCCAGCGAGGTGTTCATCCCGCTGACCGTGGGCGGCGGTATACGTAGCTCGGACGATATTCGCCGTATGCTGAATGCCGGCGCCGATAAGATCGGAATCAACAGTGCCGCGGTGTTCCGGCCTGAGTTCGTCAAGGAGGCCGCCGACAAGTTCGGTTCGCAGTGCATCGTCGTCGCGATCGACGCCAAGAAAGTCAGCCAGGACGGAGAGGCCGAGCGCTGGGAAATTTTTACCCACGGCGGCCGTAAACCTACCGGCATCGATGCCGTGGCATGGGCGGTGCGGATGAAGGATTACGGTGCCGGCGAAATTCTGTTGACCAGTATGGACCGCGACGGCACCAAGTCCGGCTTCGATCTGGCCTTGACCCGCGCCATCAGCGAAGCGGTCAGTATTCCGGTGATTGCCTCCGGCGGCGTCGGCAACCTGGACCATTTAGCCGACGGCATCATCGAAGGCAAGGCCGATGCGGTGTTGGCCGCCAGTATTTTCCATTTCGCCGAATATACGATAGAACAGGCCAAACGCCACATGCAGTCGCGCGGTATCGAGGTGCGGTTATGA
- the hisI gene encoding phosphoribosyl-AMP cyclohydrolase, with amino-acid sequence MTTTWLEQIEWTQDGLVPAIAQDHSSGRVLMFAWMNRESLALTVAEGYAVYWSRSRQRLWRKGEESGHRQKIIDLQLDCDGDVILLKVEQEGGIACHTGRESCFFRSFKDGDWQVSEAVLKDPQAIYK; translated from the coding sequence ATGACGACTACTTGGCTGGAACAAATTGAATGGACCCAGGACGGATTGGTGCCGGCCATTGCCCAGGACCACAGCAGCGGCCGAGTGTTGATGTTTGCCTGGATGAATCGGGAATCGCTGGCCCTCACCGTCGCCGAAGGCTACGCCGTGTATTGGTCGCGCTCCCGCCAGCGTTTGTGGCGCAAAGGCGAGGAATCGGGCCATCGCCAAAAAATCATCGATCTGCAGTTGGATTGCGACGGCGACGTGATTTTATTGAAGGTGGAACAGGAAGGCGGCATCGCCTGCCATACCGGCCGGGAAAGCTGTTTCTTCCGCAGTTTCAAAGACGGCGATTGGCAAGTCAGCGAAGCCGTGTTGAAAGATCCGCAAGCAATATACAAATAA
- a CDS encoding DUF393 domain-containing protein — MNTNAEFTLLYDGHCPICRREVAWLQSRNAAGRVAFQDIHANDFVPEHLGCTEAELMAEIHGVRADGSLVKGIDAFHATYSLLGLAWLAAPLRWPLTRPLFAKLYAYFARYRLPLGAWLAGKACKADCRI, encoded by the coding sequence ATGAACACCAACGCCGAATTTACCCTACTCTACGACGGCCACTGTCCGATTTGCCGACGAGAAGTGGCTTGGCTACAGTCCAGAAACGCCGCCGGCCGCGTCGCGTTTCAGGATATCCACGCAAACGACTTCGTACCGGAACATTTGGGTTGTACCGAGGCCGAGCTGATGGCGGAAATTCACGGCGTGCGGGCCGATGGCTCGCTGGTGAAAGGCATCGATGCCTTCCACGCGACCTATAGCTTGCTGGGTCTGGCTTGGTTGGCTGCGCCGTTGCGTTGGCCGTTGACCCGGCCGCTGTTTGCCAAACTGTATGCGTATTTCGCCCGCTACCGTTTGCCGCTGGGGGCGTGGCTGGCGGGCAAGGCTTGTAAGGCAGATTGCCGGATTTGA
- a CDS encoding hydantoinase B/oxoprolinase family protein: protein MAAGWQFWIDRGGTFTDIVALAPDGKVAVRKWLSENPELYPDAALHGISQILRESGTGNKDRIAAVKMGTTVGTNALLERKGAAIALVTNRGFRDCLRIGYQNRPDIFALRIRRPEPLYQAVAEIDVRVDADGRVLQELTQDQANAELRRLYDLGIRNLAVVLLHAWRYPQHELMLAELAADIGFEYISLSHLASPLPKFVARGDTTVVDAYLSPVLRRYVAQVERGLPTGDSTPSLLFMQSNGGLVRADAFHGKDSILSGPAGGVVGAIAAAKRAGLAKIIAFDMGGTSTDVAHYAGELERSFDNEVAGVRMRTPMMAIHTVAAGGGSILHFDGLRCRVGPDSAGANPGPACYRRGGPLTVTDANLLLGKLPDFPAVFGPKGNLPPDRERVTALFSALAAEVSAASGERRSPEQVAEGFLEIAVEHMAEAIKKISVQKGYPLADYALCCYGAAGAQHACLLAERLGMRKVLLHPLAGVLSAYGIGLAEFRVLKQAALEGLWQEVDATELRRRFSDLEQAARRELAAQGLDPDQSISSWRLALRYQGSDTALTVDYAEPEAILQDFAAAYRRQFGFCYARPVVIASLQVESIACDSRFSEIAPTVADRHDGEAQGSTRLFSRGRWHDAPVYRRERLGCGQTVAGPAVILEPTSTIVVEPGWQALMQHNGDLLLSGNKCSIAAPSHAAGPDPVMLEIFNKRFMSVAEQMGFVLQNTAHSVNIKERLDYSCAVFDADGNLIANAPHIPVHLGSMGESVKALVLSHGKDLAPGDAYLLNSPYAGGTHLPDITVVTPVFDAERQLLFFVASRGHHADVGGISPGSMPAASRHIDDEGVISAGLKILDGGRFREAAILEWLAGNRHPARNPQQNLADLQAQIAANLKGAQELLAMVGDYSLAVVLAYMQHVQDHAEACVRRLLKTLDGGSFAYPLDQGGTIAVSVSIDWDTGSARIDFSATSPQLADNFNAPAAVCKAAVLYVMRTLVQDDIPLNAGCLKPLDIVIPEGCLLNPQYPAAVVAGNVETSQYIVDALYGALGVLAASQGTMNNLTFGDRDYQYYETICGGAGAGDGFAGTSGVHTHMTNSRITDPEILEQRFPVLLREFSLRESSGGDGRYRGGDGVRRRLEFCRPMTVAILSSHRCQPPFGMRGGWPGAPGVNRLLKVGGETVELAGCADIRVEAGDSIVIETPGGGGFGASDRSGN from the coding sequence ATGGCGGCGGGCTGGCAGTTTTGGATCGACAGGGGCGGCACTTTTACCGATATCGTGGCGCTGGCCCCGGACGGAAAGGTGGCGGTTCGCAAGTGGCTTTCGGAAAATCCGGAACTCTATCCGGACGCCGCACTGCACGGCATAAGCCAGATTCTGCGGGAGTCCGGCACCGGCAATAAGGACCGGATAGCCGCCGTCAAAATGGGCACCACGGTCGGCACCAACGCCTTGCTGGAACGCAAGGGTGCCGCCATTGCGTTGGTCACCAACCGCGGCTTCCGCGATTGTCTGCGCATAGGCTACCAAAACCGACCGGACATTTTCGCGCTGCGGATTCGCCGGCCGGAGCCCCTCTATCAGGCGGTGGCCGAAATCGACGTCCGCGTCGACGCCGACGGCCGGGTATTGCAGGAGCTGACTCAGGACCAAGCCAACGCCGAATTGCGGCGGCTTTACGACCTGGGCATTCGCAATCTCGCCGTCGTGTTGCTGCATGCCTGGCGCTACCCGCAACACGAATTGATGCTAGCTGAGTTGGCCGCCGACATCGGCTTTGAATATATTTCCTTGTCGCATCTCGCCAGTCCGCTGCCGAAATTCGTCGCCCGCGGCGATACTACAGTGGTCGATGCCTATCTGTCGCCGGTGTTACGCCGTTACGTCGCGCAGGTCGAACGCGGCTTGCCAACTGGCGACTCGACCCCAAGCCTGTTGTTCATGCAATCGAACGGCGGTCTGGTGCGGGCGGACGCCTTCCACGGCAAGGACAGCATCCTATCCGGCCCAGCCGGCGGCGTGGTTGGCGCAATCGCAGCGGCCAAACGCGCTGGGCTGGCCAAGATCATCGCCTTCGATATGGGCGGCACCTCCACCGATGTCGCCCACTACGCCGGCGAGCTGGAGCGCAGTTTCGACAACGAAGTCGCCGGCGTCCGCATGCGGACGCCAATGATGGCGATTCATACCGTCGCTGCCGGCGGCGGCTCAATTTTGCATTTCGACGGCTTGCGCTGCCGGGTGGGGCCGGACTCGGCCGGCGCCAATCCCGGTCCCGCCTGTTACCGGCGCGGCGGACCGTTGACGGTGACCGATGCCAATCTGCTACTGGGCAAGTTACCGGATTTTCCGGCGGTGTTTGGCCCGAAGGGTAACTTGCCGCCAGACCGCGAGCGGGTAACGGCGCTATTTTCGGCACTGGCCGCCGAAGTTTCCGCCGCCAGCGGCGAACGCCGCAGCCCGGAACAAGTCGCCGAGGGCTTTTTGGAGATCGCCGTCGAGCATATGGCCGAGGCCATCAAAAAAATCTCGGTGCAAAAAGGCTACCCGCTCGCCGACTACGCCTTGTGCTGTTACGGCGCCGCCGGCGCGCAACACGCCTGCCTGCTGGCCGAACGCCTGGGCATGCGCAAGGTATTGCTACATCCGTTGGCCGGCGTGCTGTCGGCGTACGGCATCGGCCTGGCCGAGTTTCGGGTGCTGAAACAAGCGGCGTTGGAAGGTTTATGGCAGGAGGTGGATGCGACCGAGTTGCGGCGGCGTTTCTCAGACTTGGAACAAGCGGCGCGGCGCGAGCTGGCCGCTCAAGGCCTGGACCCGGACCAGTCCATTAGCAGCTGGCGCCTGGCACTGCGTTATCAAGGCAGCGATACCGCCTTGACGGTCGACTACGCCGAACCTGAAGCAATACTGCAGGATTTTGCCGCGGCATACCGGCGCCAATTCGGCTTTTGCTACGCGCGGCCGGTGGTGATTGCCAGCTTGCAGGTCGAAAGCATCGCTTGCGACTCGCGCTTTAGCGAGATAGCGCCAACCGTTGCAGATCGCCACGATGGTGAGGCGCAAGGCAGCACGCGCCTGTTCAGCCGCGGCCGTTGGCACGATGCGCCGGTCTACCGCCGGGAACGACTGGGCTGCGGGCAAACAGTGGCGGGGCCGGCAGTGATATTGGAGCCGACTTCGACCATCGTGGTCGAGCCCGGCTGGCAAGCCCTTATGCAGCATAACGGCGATCTGCTGCTGAGCGGAAACAAGTGCTCGATCGCCGCCCCGTCCCACGCCGCGGGCCCCGACCCGGTCATGCTGGAGATCTTCAACAAGCGCTTCATGTCGGTGGCCGAGCAGATGGGTTTCGTACTGCAAAACACCGCGCATTCGGTCAATATCAAGGAGCGGCTGGATTATTCCTGCGCAGTGTTCGATGCCGACGGCAATTTGATCGCCAATGCCCCGCACATCCCGGTCCATCTGGGATCGATGGGCGAAAGCGTCAAAGCCTTGGTGCTGAGCCATGGTAAAGACCTGGCACCCGGCGACGCCTATCTGCTGAATTCGCCTTACGCCGGCGGCACCCATCTACCCGATATCACCGTGGTGACGCCGGTGTTCGACGCCGAACGGCAACTGCTGTTTTTCGTCGCCTCGCGCGGCCACCATGCCGATGTCGGCGGCATTTCGCCGGGTTCGATGCCGGCCGCCAGCCGGCATATCGACGATGAAGGCGTGATCAGCGCCGGACTGAAAATTTTGGACGGCGGCCGGTTTCGGGAAGCGGCGATTCTGGAATGGCTGGCCGGCAACCGCCACCCGGCGCGCAATCCGCAACAAAATCTGGCCGATCTGCAGGCACAAATCGCCGCCAATCTAAAAGGCGCTCAGGAGTTATTGGCCATGGTCGGGGATTATTCGTTAGCGGTGGTACTTGCCTATATGCAACACGTGCAGGACCACGCCGAAGCCTGCGTCCGCCGCTTATTGAAAACGCTGGACGGCGGCAGCTTCGCCTACCCATTGGATCAAGGCGGCACCATCGCCGTCAGCGTCTCCATAGATTGGGATACGGGCAGTGCACGGATCGATTTTTCCGCCACCTCGCCGCAGTTGGCGGACAATTTCAACGCGCCGGCGGCGGTATGCAAGGCTGCCGTGCTGTACGTAATGCGGACGCTGGTGCAGGACGACATTCCGTTAAATGCCGGCTGCCTGAAGCCGCTAGATATCGTGATTCCGGAAGGTTGTTTGTTGAATCCGCAATATCCGGCCGCCGTGGTGGCCGGCAACGTCGAGACATCACAATACATCGTCGACGCCTTGTACGGCGCGTTGGGCGTTCTGGCCGCATCCCAAGGCACGATGAACAATCTGACCTTCGGCGACCGGGATTACCAGTACTACGAAACCATCTGCGGCGGCGCCGGAGCCGGGGACGGTTTCGCCGGCACCAGCGGCGTGCATACCCACATGACCAACTCGCGCATCACCGATCCGGAAATTCTGGAGCAACGGTTTCCGGTGCTATTGCGCGAGTTTTCGCTACGCGAGAGCAGCGGCGGTGACGGGCGTTATCGCGGCGGCGACGGCGTGCGACGCCGGCTCGAATTTTGCCGGCCGATGACGGTAGCCATTCTCTCCAGCCACCGGTGCCAGCCGCCGTTCGGTATGCGCGGCGGCTGGCCCGGCGCGCCGGGTGTCAACCGTTTACTCAAAGTCGGCGGCGAAACGGTCGAATTAGCCGGCTGCGCGGACATTCGAGTCGAAGCCGGCGACAGCATCGTCATTGAAACGCCGGGCGGCGGCGGTTTCGGCGCCAGCGATCGATCCGGGAACTGA
- a CDS encoding L,D-transpeptidase family protein — MINTPYALKDSRPNRAWLALAACMSYAGIEPVSATDMPPAAAEAIAPAAIEAAPVPAANFIPADNPIGSLLLSRQHPLLARADFSRVSDFVVQIYQANNFQPIWLNANRSEKNLNDLFGMLDNAAGNALSPANYDVERLKQFVGSPIADNATAAGYDVALTVSLVRFLHDLRQGRVDPRDVQYPVHIAPKPALDIAGLLKQHLETQTLSELAAVFEPKAKQYQQLKRVWNRMQLLAGQSALHEFKPGKQLRPGDKHPHIVYLRQNLLAMGLIADNANPESKVYDADLAEAVKKVQQQQGLKADGVIGAATAALFNRPPQEKLAQLELAMERSRWIPDPSDGPMILVNIPAFELWAFNSPDDANPLNMKVIVGKSPDKQTPVLWEEMKYLEFMPYWNIPKNIFEKEILPKAANNQGYLASQDIELVRHQNSEEKGGGSYLRARQRPGKKNPLGRVKFVFPNTADVYLHDTPSRAAFNRPRRDLSHGCVRVAEPKRLAEFVLGDQQGWDKDTIEQAMSAPKTRHVTLKRSVPVLFYYATTFIDHADQLHVYPDIYGQDELLQKALNKLQAPTAGTNQLAASGKAAVATSSQ, encoded by the coding sequence ATGATTAACACACCGTATGCCTTGAAAGATTCGCGCCCTAACCGGGCCTGGCTGGCGTTGGCGGCCTGCATGTCTTACGCCGGAATCGAACCGGTATCGGCGACGGATATGCCGCCTGCGGCTGCGGAAGCGATAGCTCCAGCGGCAATTGAAGCGGCGCCGGTGCCGGCGGCAAATTTTATTCCGGCCGACAACCCGATCGGCAGTTTGCTATTGAGCCGGCAACACCCGCTGTTGGCGCGGGCCGACTTCAGCCGGGTTAGCGACTTTGTCGTGCAAATCTACCAAGCCAATAATTTTCAGCCGATTTGGCTTAACGCCAACCGCTCGGAAAAAAACCTGAACGATTTGTTCGGTATGTTGGATAACGCGGCTGGCAATGCGCTGTCTCCCGCCAACTACGATGTCGAGCGCCTGAAACAATTCGTGGGTTCTCCGATCGCCGATAATGCGACTGCTGCCGGCTACGACGTGGCCTTGACCGTATCGTTAGTGCGGTTTCTGCACGACTTGCGCCAAGGCCGGGTCGATCCGCGCGACGTTCAATACCCGGTGCATATTGCCCCCAAGCCGGCGTTGGATATTGCCGGTTTGTTGAAACAACATCTGGAAACTCAGACGCTGAGCGAACTGGCGGCCGTGTTCGAACCCAAAGCCAAGCAGTATCAACAATTGAAGCGGGTTTGGAACCGGATGCAACTGTTGGCCGGGCAATCCGCGCTGCACGAATTCAAGCCCGGCAAGCAATTGCGCCCGGGCGATAAGCATCCCCATATCGTTTACCTGCGGCAAAACCTGCTGGCAATGGGCCTGATCGCCGATAACGCCAATCCGGAAAGCAAGGTTTACGATGCCGATCTGGCCGAAGCCGTGAAAAAAGTCCAACAGCAACAAGGCTTGAAAGCCGACGGCGTGATCGGCGCCGCGACTGCCGCCTTATTCAACCGGCCGCCGCAGGAAAAATTGGCGCAGTTGGAGTTGGCGATGGAGCGCTCGCGCTGGATTCCGGATCCGAGCGACGGGCCGATGATCCTGGTGAATATCCCGGCCTTCGAATTGTGGGCGTTCAATTCGCCCGACGATGCCAACCCGTTGAATATGAAGGTCATCGTCGGCAAATCCCCGGACAAACAAACCCCGGTACTGTGGGAGGAAATGAAGTACCTGGAGTTCATGCCGTACTGGAATATTCCGAAGAATATTTTCGAGAAGGAAATTTTACCGAAAGCGGCGAACAACCAAGGCTATCTGGCCAGCCAGGACATCGAACTGGTGCGGCACCAAAACAGCGAGGAAAAAGGCGGCGGCAGCTATCTGCGCGCCCGCCAGCGCCCCGGCAAGAAAAATCCGTTGGGCCGGGTCAAGTTCGTGTTTCCGAACACCGCCGACGTTTATTTGCACGACACGCCGAGCCGGGCCGCGTTTAACCGGCCGCGGCGCGACCTCAGCCACGGCTGCGTCCGGGTTGCCGAACCCAAGCGTCTGGCCGAGTTCGTGCTGGGCGACCAGCAAGGCTGGGATAAGGACACGATAGAACAAGCCATGTCGGCGCCGAAAACCCGCCACGTCACCTTAAAACGTTCGGTGCCGGTACTGTTTTACTACGCGACCACCTTTATCGATCACGCCGACCAGTTGCACGTCTATCCGGATATCTACGGCCAGGACGAACTGCTGCAGAAAGCTTTGAACAAATTGCAGGCACCCACTGCCGGCACCAACCAATTGGCCGCCAGCGGCAAAGCCGCAGTTGCAACCAGCAGTCAGTAG
- a CDS encoding DUF882 domain-containing protein, translating to MLRHNLENDGDTQGEVELSRRSFFGRLALGAVLSIAMPGVAHAAKSAAVKADKNHRTGKAAKSAARLPKHEAIQAGKAARHVEKKTLTAHNSHKSAKIQHGRIQLAHADHHAQYQARIRDVYHGKKHGLRTAQISHSHESGGRVHSVIRPGQREPMIALDQEPMFLADRSRMTSHRSLAFQNPHTGDKLNLTYFEKGRYLTDALDEISFLLRDYRTDDVHPIDPELLDQLHDLKQMLGLQQPFGVICGYRSPLTNAKLHAEHTGVANNSFHMHGRAVDIRIERFDLRRIHNAALAMHRGGVGYYPESNFIHLDTGTFRTWTF from the coding sequence ATGCTGAGACATAACTTAGAGAATGATGGCGATACGCAAGGCGAAGTGGAGCTGTCGCGACGCAGCTTTTTCGGCCGCCTGGCGCTGGGTGCCGTTTTATCTATCGCAATGCCCGGCGTAGCTCATGCTGCCAAAAGTGCGGCAGTTAAAGCCGACAAGAACCACAGAACCGGCAAGGCGGCTAAAAGCGCGGCGCGCCTGCCCAAACACGAGGCGATTCAAGCCGGCAAAGCAGCGCGGCATGTGGAGAAAAAAACGCTAACCGCCCATAACAGTCATAAATCGGCGAAAATCCAGCACGGCCGGATACAACTGGCCCACGCCGACCATCACGCACAATACCAAGCCAGAATCCGCGACGTTTACCACGGCAAAAAGCACGGGCTACGTACCGCACAGATCAGCCATAGCCATGAAAGCGGCGGCAGAGTGCATTCGGTGATTCGCCCCGGCCAACGCGAGCCGATGATTGCGTTGGATCAGGAACCGATGTTCCTCGCCGACCGCAGCAGAATGACGTCTCACCGTTCGCTGGCGTTTCAAAATCCGCATACCGGCGACAAGCTGAATCTGACTTATTTCGAGAAAGGCCGCTATCTGACGGACGCGCTGGATGAAATCAGTTTCTTACTGCGCGACTACCGTACCGACGACGTGCATCCGATCGACCCCGAGTTGCTCGACCAATTGCACGATCTGAAACAAATGCTGGGCTTGCAGCAACCTTTCGGCGTCATCTGCGGCTACCGTTCGCCGTTGACCAACGCCAAACTGCACGCCGAACATACCGGTGTCGCTAACAACAGCTTCCACATGCACGGCCGAGCGGTGGACATCCGCATCGAACGTTTCGATCTGCGCCGAATCCACAACGCGGCGCTGGCCATGCATCGCGGCGGCGTCGGTTATTACCCGGAATCGAATTTTATCCATCTCGATACCGGTACTTTCCGGACCTGGACTTTTTAA
- a CDS encoding inositol monophosphatase family protein: MRLSTTELNLLCQCAIAAAYQAGHIIESHAGRRIAVGNKTGGGSLAAQVVTEVDHLSQQAILQALHPACDVFDLAVLSEEQADDGSRLRKDYFWSIDPLDGTLPFVEGVPGYSVSIALVERGGTALIGVVYDPLARTLYRAVQNGGAWRDSHLLELPKAGGSVLKFITDKSFAADPLYPAARIELERLAVALGYTGATLTLQGGAALNACQVLTDAPACYFKFPKPQPGGGSVWDYAATACLFRETGAIACDMFGRALLLNPDGSLFMNHCGVLYCADPALTEGMVELYRKLKNR; encoded by the coding sequence ATGCGACTGTCGACAACCGAACTCAATTTACTCTGCCAGTGCGCCATTGCCGCGGCGTATCAGGCCGGACACATTATAGAAAGCCATGCCGGCCGCCGGATTGCGGTCGGCAATAAGACTGGCGGCGGCAGCCTGGCGGCGCAAGTGGTTACCGAAGTCGACCATCTGAGCCAGCAAGCGATCTTGCAGGCCTTGCATCCAGCCTGCGATGTGTTCGATCTGGCCGTGCTCTCGGAAGAGCAGGCCGACGACGGCAGCCGGCTGCGAAAAGACTACTTCTGGAGTATCGATCCGTTGGACGGCACCTTGCCGTTCGTCGAAGGCGTGCCGGGTTACTCGGTATCGATCGCGCTGGTCGAGCGCGGCGGAACCGCGCTGATCGGCGTGGTTTACGATCCGCTGGCGCGAACCTTGTATCGGGCCGTGCAAAACGGCGGCGCCTGGCGCGATTCGCATCTGTTGGAGTTGCCTAAAGCAGGCGGGAGCGTCCTGAAATTCATCACCGACAAGAGCTTTGCCGCCGACCCGCTCTACCCCGCGGCCCGGATTGAACTGGAACGTCTGGCCGTCGCATTGGGTTATACCGGTGCCACTCTGACCTTGCAGGGCGGTGCCGCGCTGAACGCTTGCCAAGTCTTGACCGATGCGCCGGCCTGTTACTTCAAATTCCCGAAACCGCAACCCGGCGGCGGTAGCGTCTGGGATTATGCAGCCACGGCTTGCCTGTTCCGCGAGACCGGCGCCATCGCTTGCGACATGTTCGGCCGGGCCTTGCTATTGAATCCGGACGGCTCCTTGTTTATGAACCATTGCGGCGTGCTGTACTGCGCGGATCCAGCTTTAACGGAAGGCATGGTCGAACTTTACCGGAAGCTGAAAAACCGTTAA
- a CDS encoding phosphotransferase, which yields MDHRIRDLILRAAAAADISGAEPVQRLWSGYGQIVRYRLVGGNRASVVVKHVKLPVLRNETDISHQRKLRSYRIETAWYGQWSRRCDGQCRVPACLTAESFGDEILIVLEDLDAAGFSARRNRLTDTELRACLNWLAHFHATFLGVKPDGLWQTGTYWHLATRPDELQALADPGLKRAAAAIDRKLSASVHQTLVHGDAKLANFCFSQDGERVAAVDFQYVGGGCGMKDVAYFIDSCLDGRAAERREAELLDFYFQALRTALQTKANNVDADALEHEWRMLYPVAWTDFHRFLKGWSPQHWPADSYSERLARQVIAELTDSPEP from the coding sequence ATGGACCACCGTATTCGCGACCTGATTCTACGCGCCGCCGCGGCGGCCGATATCAGCGGCGCCGAACCGGTGCAAAGGCTATGGAGCGGTTATGGCCAGATCGTGCGCTACCGCTTGGTCGGCGGCAATCGCGCCAGCGTGGTCGTCAAGCACGTAAAGTTGCCGGTGCTGCGCAACGAAACGGACATATCCCATCAGCGCAAACTGCGTTCCTACCGGATCGAAACCGCCTGGTACGGCCAATGGAGCCGCCGCTGCGATGGGCAGTGTCGGGTGCCGGCCTGTCTGACAGCAGAGTCGTTCGGCGACGAGATCTTGATCGTGCTGGAAGACTTGGACGCGGCTGGGTTTTCAGCGCGGCGCAACCGTTTGACCGATACGGAACTCCGCGCCTGCCTGAACTGGCTGGCCCATTTTCACGCCACTTTCCTCGGCGTAAAACCGGATGGCCTGTGGCAAACCGGTACCTACTGGCATTTGGCAACCCGGCCGGACGAATTGCAGGCCTTGGCCGACCCCGGGTTAAAGCGCGCCGCGGCGGCGATCGACCGCAAACTCAGTGCCAGCGTGCATCAAACCCTGGTCCACGGCGACGCCAAACTAGCCAATTTCTGTTTCTCACAGGACGGCGAACGCGTCGCCGCGGTGGATTTTCAGTACGTCGGCGGCGGCTGCGGGATGAAGGATGTGGCCTATTTTATCGATAGCTGCCTGGACGGCCGTGCGGCGGAACGCCGCGAAGCCGAATTGCTGGACTTCTATTTTCAAGCGCTGAGGACCGCTCTGCAAACCAAAGCTAACAACGTCGATGCGGATGCGCTGGAACACGAATGGCGGATGTTGTATCCGGTTGCCTGGACCGATTTCCATCGTTTTCTGAAAGGCTGGAGCCCTCAGCATTGGCCGGCCGACAGTTACAGCGAACGGCTGGCGCGGCAAGTGATCGCGGAATTGACCGATAGCCCGGAACCCTGA
- the trpC gene encoding indole-3-glycerol phosphate synthase TrpC, producing MTDNTPDILKTILAKKTEEVARRKNNTPISVLQEIATGVQGPRGFYQALRSKADQQKPAIIAEIKKASPSQGVIREDFKPVEIAVDYAFNGATCLSVLTDKEFFQGSEANLQMVRERCPLPAIRKDFMIDPYQIHESRALGADCVLLIVAALDDAMLQELADTATGLGMDVLVEVHDAAELERALRLNTNMIGINNRNLRTFEVSLQTTLDLKNTIPADKLVVTESGIHTPADVKLMQDNGIYTFLVGEAFMRAPSPGQKMRELFF from the coding sequence ATGACTGACAACACCCCCGACATCCTAAAAACCATCCTCGCCAAAAAAACCGAAGAAGTCGCCCGCCGCAAGAACAACACGCCGATTTCAGTGTTGCAGGAAATTGCGACCGGCGTGCAAGGTCCGCGCGGTTTTTATCAGGCTTTGCGCAGCAAGGCCGACCAGCAAAAGCCGGCGATCATCGCCGAGATCAAGAAGGCTTCGCCCAGCCAGGGTGTGATCCGGGAGGATTTCAAGCCGGTCGAAATCGCGGTCGATTACGCTTTCAACGGCGCGACCTGCTTGTCGGTGCTGACCGACAAAGAGTTTTTTCAGGGCTCGGAAGCGAATCTGCAGATGGTGCGCGAAAGATGCCCGCTGCCGGCGATCCGCAAGGATTTCATGATCGACCCCTACCAAATCCACGAGTCGCGGGCATTGGGCGCCGATTGCGTGCTGCTGATCGTCGCTGCATTGGACGACGCGATGCTGCAGGAATTGGCCGATACCGCGACCGGACTGGGCATGGACGTATTGGTGGAAGTGCACGATGCCGCCGAATTGGAGCGGGCGTTGCGGCTGAACACCAACATGATTGGCATCAATAACCGCAACCTGCGTACCTTCGAGGTCTCGTTGCAAACCACGCTGGATTTGAAAAACACGATACCGGCCGACAAGCTGGTGGTTACCGAAAGCGGCATCCACACTCCGGCCGACGTCAAACTGATGCAGGATAACGGCATCTACACCTTCCTGGTCGGCGAAGCCTTCATGCGCGCACCGTCGCCCGGGCAGAAAATGCGGGAACTGTTCTTTTAA